Proteins encoded together in one Amphritea japonica ATCC BAA-1530 window:
- a CDS encoding paraquat-inducible protein A has protein sequence MTDPTTAFRSARSSGYLLCSDCEKLHYLHQEGQHCDRCGTHLHSRIANSMSLSWACLIASILLFLPANLLPIMTFKTFGQGEPSTIMGGVLHLLEQDMLMIGLVVLIASIVVPVLKMIALTILLCTVQFGLQTNLRQKTMMFRVVEWIGRWSMLDIFVIGILVALVQLGSIAHIEGNHGATAFAIVVLLTMFSAIAFDTRLIWDNGTSDLPADSTDHKDDS, from the coding sequence ATGACTGACCCAACAACGGCTTTTCGCTCAGCCCGTAGCAGCGGTTACCTGCTCTGCAGCGACTGTGAGAAACTGCATTACCTTCATCAGGAAGGACAACATTGCGATCGCTGTGGCACACATTTGCATAGCCGAATTGCCAACTCTATGAGTCTGAGCTGGGCCTGTCTGATAGCCTCAATACTATTATTTCTACCGGCCAATCTGCTCCCTATCATGACCTTTAAAACCTTCGGTCAGGGTGAGCCCAGCACCATTATGGGTGGTGTACTCCATCTGCTGGAACAGGATATGCTGATGATCGGTCTGGTTGTCTTAATCGCCAGTATCGTAGTACCCGTCCTGAAAATGATCGCCCTGACCATTTTGCTCTGTACCGTACAATTTGGTTTACAGACCAACTTACGTCAGAAGACAATGATGTTTCGGGTCGTCGAGTGGATCGGTCGCTGGTCGATGCTGGATATTTTTGTAATTGGCATTCTGGTCGCACTGGTACAACTGGGCAGTATTGCTCATATTGAAGGCAACCATGGAGCCACCGCTTTTGCCATTGTAGTATTATTGACCATGTTTTCGGCTATCGCTTTTGATACCCGGCTAATTTGGGATAATGGAACGTCGGACTTACCTGCCGACAGTACTGATCATAAGGATGACTCATGA
- a CDS encoding paraquat-inducible protein A yields MQGTPTHLIACHECDLLIERVVNQPDQDVICPRCHARLYYTTLNTIERLLALSLAGLILFIPANLFPILSLRVFGQSQSEIILQSALSLYEGGLIVVALLILLFAIVVPLIQLIALFYISFTLHYRWEGRLLRQAMHSYQHLRGWGMLEIFLLGVLISIIKLKDIADLEIGLGLYSLAALIVVITLSSVFFNPHQIWHQIDLHRKQSRSHD; encoded by the coding sequence ATGCAAGGTACTCCCACACATCTGATCGCCTGTCACGAATGTGATCTGTTGATTGAACGGGTTGTAAATCAACCCGATCAGGATGTTATCTGCCCGCGTTGTCATGCCCGTTTATATTACACCACCCTGAATACTATTGAGCGTCTACTGGCTCTCTCCCTCGCTGGCCTTATTCTATTTATTCCGGCCAATCTGTTTCCGATACTCAGCTTGCGGGTATTTGGCCAGAGTCAGAGTGAGATTATTCTCCAAAGCGCACTCTCGCTGTATGAAGGAGGGCTCATAGTGGTTGCCCTGCTCATCCTGCTGTTTGCTATTGTTGTCCCTCTGATACAGCTAATCGCTCTGTTTTATATTAGCTTCACTCTTCACTATCGCTGGGAAGGCAGGCTGTTACGCCAGGCCATGCACAGCTATCAACACCTGCGTGGCTGGGGGATGCTGGAAATCTTCTTGCTGGGGGTGCTGATATCCATTATTAAGCTTAAAGATATCGCGGATCTTGAGATCGGTCTGGGGCTCTACAGTCTGGCAGCACTGATTGTTGTCATTACGCTGAGCAGTGTCTTTTTCAACCCTCACCAGATCTGGCATCAGATTGATCTGCACCGAAAACAGAGCCGTTCCCATGACTGA
- a CDS encoding DUF2959 domain-containing protein, producing MKRIVLVCVMLLSVPLFSGCQSAYYSAMEKVGIHKREILVDRVEDTQTAQDEAQEEFVSALEQFRKVVNFDGGELEAVYDDMQSAYDDSEAAAESVSGHIRQVEDVAEALFDEWEEELEQYSSTKLRSQSAQALKNTKARYRSLHTSLKRAEAKMQPVLSALRDNTLFLKHNLNARAIGSLKGEFGGIKRDIDRLVLEMKRSIQASDQFIKEMRQ from the coding sequence ATGAAACGTATTGTTTTAGTCTGTGTGATGTTGCTGTCTGTGCCGCTGTTCAGTGGTTGCCAGAGTGCCTATTACTCAGCAATGGAAAAAGTGGGTATTCATAAACGTGAAATTTTAGTCGATCGCGTTGAAGATACCCAAACCGCTCAGGATGAAGCTCAGGAGGAGTTTGTTTCTGCTTTGGAGCAGTTCCGGAAAGTGGTTAACTTTGACGGAGGCGAGCTGGAGGCGGTCTATGACGATATGCAGTCTGCTTATGATGATAGCGAAGCGGCGGCGGAATCTGTTAGTGGTCATATCCGCCAGGTTGAAGATGTTGCTGAGGCGCTGTTTGATGAGTGGGAAGAGGAGTTAGAACAGTACAGCAGCACTAAATTACGCAGCCAGAGCGCTCAGGCACTTAAAAACACCAAAGCCCGCTACCGATCTTTGCACACTAGCCTGAAACGCGCCGAGGCAAAGATGCAGCCCGTATTATCCGCTTTGAGGGATAATACCCTGTTTCTTAAACATAACCTCAATGCCCGGGCGATAGGCTCTTTGAAAGGGGAGTTCGGCGGGATTAAGCGGGATATTGATAGGTTGGTGCTGGAGATGAAGCGCTCTATTCAAGCGTCGGATCAGTTTATTAAAGAGATGAGACAGTAA
- a CDS encoding alpha/beta fold hydrolase produces MRTRSVMALDPLGFHRVVYHEWGSADNDRVLVCMHGLARNSRDFDELALALSRDYRVICPDMPGRGESDWLPQGVNYDIPRYMSDMATLLARLDVDQVDWVGTSMGGIIGICLAALPNSPIRSMVLNDIGCFIGKESLQRIAQYVGEHHFSSLAELEQYMRKTYTAYRNLSDSQWQHLVRYGHREISEGDYGMHYDPRLAEGTQEAQHQDIELEPVWRLVNCPQMLIWGDQSDVLTAETVEKMQSIRPDLDLYRIPGIAHAPSLMETEQIVAIQQWLRNNRAHKQDDVS; encoded by the coding sequence ATGCGAACCAGATCAGTGATGGCGCTCGACCCTCTTGGATTTCATCGGGTGGTATATCACGAATGGGGCAGTGCTGATAATGACCGGGTACTGGTATGTATGCATGGGCTGGCCCGAAATAGTCGTGACTTTGATGAACTGGCGTTAGCGCTGTCCCGGGATTATCGGGTGATCTGCCCGGACATGCCCGGGCGGGGAGAAAGTGACTGGCTGCCTCAAGGGGTGAATTACGATATCCCTCGCTACATGAGCGATATGGCGACACTGCTGGCGCGCCTGGATGTTGATCAGGTGGATTGGGTCGGGACCTCTATGGGAGGAATTATCGGTATCTGTCTAGCGGCGTTACCGAATTCACCTATTCGCTCTATGGTGTTGAATGATATTGGATGTTTTATCGGTAAAGAGTCGCTTCAGCGGATCGCTCAGTATGTGGGCGAGCATCATTTCAGTTCTTTAGCTGAGCTGGAACAGTATATGCGTAAGACCTACACCGCCTACCGTAATCTGAGCGATAGTCAGTGGCAGCACCTGGTCAGGTATGGCCACAGAGAAATATCAGAGGGCGATTATGGCATGCATTATGATCCCCGGCTGGCGGAAGGCACGCAGGAAGCGCAGCATCAGGATATAGAGCTGGAGCCTGTCTGGAGGCTTGTTAACTGTCCTCAGATGCTGATCTGGGGAGATCAGTCCGATGTTTTAACGGCTGAGACGGTGGAAAAGATGCAAAGCATACGCCCTGATCTTGATCTCTATCGGATACCTGGAATAGCCCATGCGCCTTCGTTGATGGAAACGGAGCAGATTGTCGCGATACAGCAATGGCTGCGAAATAATCGCGCCCACAAGCAGGATGACGTTTCATGA
- a CDS encoding MlaD family protein: MSTPASDNNAATPIIKRHKGPSVVWLLPFLAALIAGWLVIKSYQDAGIMIEVQFETAEGLEAGVTKVMYRGLPTGMIKSLKLNEDLKSVTAMIEMEKETSEILVEGSRFWLVKPQISLSGVKGLNTLLSGYYIELQPGSGHERLNFIADNEPPPPLKDRKGLYLSLLADSAQSIQRGAKVYHRQIEVGEVINFGLTNNASQIRIELFIEPAYSHLISDSTRFWNASGISLKANLSQVNLRFGSLAAIIAGGISFYTPPDDDSKLTPDHEFNLFPDFEAAEDGLVVNVKFPARTDMHEGIRVMSEGIQIGRVQSLELSSDLSTLNARLLIDPRARPLLRSGSQFWLPKPTFSLTQLQNIGELIQGSAVQLLPGPGTPQFEFSALNRAPARRPGTAGLDISFESEQLGSINFGSPIMYRQIPVGEVRGYELTGDGSKVLIHGTIRQEYSNLVKRSSRFWEESGIKLKAGVDGVELKSSSLSTVINGGIGFFTPDIKDQKPVGKDQKFHLFRNFDNASQHGRLLYRENADKLPIRVKAESLGSITSGAPVLYKQLQVGSVSHYALSAEDDSVVVHLLIDKPYRHLVTDQSRFWNASGIDASLSPSGVNIHSESFQTLLRGGIAFANLQKNGDSAVNRQMFTLFSKRTKALQRGPSISVTFPAGPDITTGAKVRFKGLEMGEVEQVTLVDNQGTIKANIALTYEGRLLAHQHTQFWIAAPRINLSGVDYPETLIQGNHIEALPGNGNSQLIFTGLPERPANRDLPGLNIILETQQLGSLDINSNLYFRGMPVGSVSGYELSEDSQTVRLFINIKTRYKKLVTPASQFWNIGGINAEFGLFKGLKVETTNLESFVQGGIAFSTSRDMGQPVTSGYKFQLHGQEPD; this comes from the coding sequence ATGAGCACCCCGGCTTCAGACAACAATGCCGCAACGCCCATTATAAAACGCCATAAAGGCCCTTCCGTTGTATGGCTATTGCCTTTTCTCGCCGCACTGATTGCTGGCTGGCTGGTCATTAAGAGCTATCAGGATGCCGGCATTATGATCGAAGTGCAATTTGAGACTGCCGAAGGCCTGGAAGCGGGAGTCACCAAAGTCATGTACCGGGGCCTCCCCACCGGAATGATCAAAAGCCTGAAACTCAATGAGGATTTAAAAAGCGTCACCGCGATGATCGAAATGGAGAAAGAGACGTCAGAAATTCTGGTTGAAGGCTCTCGTTTCTGGCTGGTCAAACCGCAGATATCCCTCAGTGGGGTTAAAGGCCTGAATACACTACTCTCAGGTTATTACATTGAATTACAGCCAGGCAGTGGCCACGAGCGATTAAACTTTATTGCTGATAATGAGCCGCCGCCTCCCCTGAAGGATCGCAAGGGTCTTTATCTCTCCTTATTGGCCGACTCAGCCCAATCAATACAGCGCGGGGCAAAGGTGTATCATCGCCAGATAGAGGTGGGAGAGGTCATTAATTTCGGGTTGACCAATAACGCCAGCCAGATTCGTATTGAGCTCTTTATCGAACCCGCCTACAGCCACCTGATCAGTGACAGCACCCGTTTCTGGAATGCCAGTGGCATAAGTCTGAAAGCAAACCTGTCTCAGGTAAACCTGCGTTTCGGCTCATTAGCCGCCATCATCGCCGGCGGTATTAGCTTCTATACACCACCGGACGATGACAGCAAACTCACTCCGGACCATGAATTTAACCTGTTTCCAGATTTCGAGGCGGCTGAAGATGGCTTAGTGGTTAACGTTAAGTTTCCTGCCCGCACCGATATGCATGAAGGGATTCGGGTAATGAGTGAAGGGATACAGATTGGCCGGGTACAAAGCCTTGAATTGAGCAGCGATCTGTCCACGCTCAACGCCCGCTTGCTTATCGATCCCCGTGCCCGCCCGCTGTTACGAAGTGGTAGCCAGTTCTGGCTACCCAAACCTACATTTTCATTAACCCAGCTGCAAAATATCGGCGAACTGATCCAGGGTTCTGCTGTTCAATTACTGCCCGGGCCAGGAACACCACAGTTTGAATTTTCTGCGCTCAACAGAGCGCCTGCCCGCAGACCTGGAACAGCGGGACTGGACATCAGCTTCGAGAGCGAACAACTAGGCTCTATCAATTTCGGTTCCCCCATCATGTATCGGCAGATTCCTGTGGGCGAAGTACGTGGCTATGAGTTAACCGGAGATGGATCAAAAGTACTGATCCACGGGACGATCAGGCAGGAATATAGCAATCTGGTAAAACGGAGCAGCCGCTTCTGGGAAGAAAGCGGCATAAAACTCAAAGCAGGTGTTGATGGTGTTGAACTGAAAAGCAGTTCGCTCAGCACTGTTATTAATGGCGGTATAGGATTCTTCACCCCGGATATCAAAGATCAAAAGCCCGTCGGTAAGGATCAAAAATTCCATCTGTTTCGTAACTTTGACAACGCCAGTCAGCATGGCCGCTTACTCTATCGGGAAAACGCCGATAAACTGCCTATCCGGGTTAAAGCAGAGTCTCTGGGTTCAATCACCAGTGGTGCCCCGGTGCTCTACAAACAACTCCAGGTGGGCAGCGTAAGCCATTACGCGCTATCTGCCGAGGATGATAGTGTCGTTGTCCATCTGTTAATCGACAAACCGTATCGCCATCTGGTGACAGATCAAAGCCGTTTCTGGAATGCCAGTGGTATCGACGCAAGCCTGAGTCCCAGCGGAGTGAATATTCACAGCGAATCTTTTCAGACGCTGTTACGCGGTGGAATCGCCTTCGCCAACCTCCAGAAAAACGGTGATAGCGCGGTCAACCGCCAGATGTTCACTCTCTTCAGCAAACGCACTAAAGCATTGCAACGAGGCCCCAGTATCAGCGTTACCTTCCCTGCTGGCCCTGATATCACTACCGGAGCCAAAGTTCGCTTCAAAGGACTGGAGATGGGCGAGGTGGAGCAGGTCACTCTGGTCGATAATCAAGGCACTATCAAAGCCAACATCGCCCTGACCTATGAAGGGCGGCTGCTAGCCCACCAACACACTCAATTCTGGATCGCTGCTCCGCGTATTAACCTCTCCGGTGTCGATTACCCTGAAACTCTGATCCAGGGCAACCATATCGAGGCCTTACCAGGCAATGGTAATTCACAACTCATCTTTACAGGTTTACCCGAAAGGCCCGCCAACCGGGATCTGCCAGGCTTAAATATTATTTTAGAAACTCAACAGTTGGGCTCGCTGGATATCAACAGCAATCTTTATTTCCGCGGAATGCCGGTGGGGTCAGTATCCGGGTATGAACTCAGTGAAGACAGTCAAACAGTAAGATTATTTATTAATATAAAAACCCGCTATAAAAAGCTGGTCACCCCAGCCAGTCAATTCTGGAATATCGGCGGCATTAATGCAGAATTTGGTCTTTTTAAAGGCCTGAAAGTAGAGACAACTAATTTGGAAAGTTTTGTACAGGGCGGCATCGCCTTCAGTACCTCCAGAGACATGGGACAGCCCGTCACCTCCGGATATAAATTCCAACTCCATGGCCAGGAGCCCGACTGA